In one Mycobacterium heckeshornense genomic region, the following are encoded:
- a CDS encoding ferredoxin — translation MKVTVDQDKCASSGNCVMRAPEIFDQRDEDGVVVLLDPNPPAERADDARDAAANCPALAIHIEE, via the coding sequence ATGAAAGTAACGGTGGATCAAGACAAATGCGCTTCGTCGGGTAACTGCGTGATGCGAGCGCCCGAAATCTTCGACCAGCGGGACGAAGACGGCGTCGTCGTACTGCTCGACCCGAACCCGCCGGCCGAGCGGGCCGACGATGCCCGCGACGCGGCGGCAAACTGCCCCGCACTGGCCATTCACATCGAGGAGTGA